One segment of Candidatus Korarchaeum sp. DNA contains the following:
- a CDS encoding DEAD/DEAH box helicase yields MRVKVANRIFERSISDKDFEYIKEKLKSVCRFEPSSATWVFDPKKALCRDPSFLQEIFGVPRDLIEGELRKYREQLDERLNKIFDSGKFAFLPCGEVREPFRLEDGLAVVEIEKLRDMISREGPLVISAIISSINGYYIEEHLDKLRRSGREVVIRDSGRGLLIDHTDMNFLKDLESISSVKYYVKTIREVRVYEIPIIRRSGNRIEAPYFAHYWIRRIAEKNGLSVRDEVNWPDSELKLSRNFSLYDFQEAAVEEWERRGKFGTVVMPTGAGKTYVGLEAIFRTSKSTLICVVTEEMVGQWRELIREKLSYNPAIFSGRKKEVRPITVGIYNSVAKHIDSLYDKFSLVIFDEVHHVPASTFKEVAFRSKAKYRLGLSATPERADGNDHLIFLTSGEIVYKISFPELLSRGFLAPVRHHIVYVDLTDEERREMGRELFLARDEEERKLIEKKYALKARNKVREVLRIMEEVKDRKVLIFTEYIDQAEEIYKELRKKYKVELMIGKTSGRSEIFERFKRGDINVIVTTRVLDEGIDVPDADVAIIVSGSGSRRQMAQRVGRVVRGAPGKVADVYEIVTRGTIEEKLSRVRRRGIGFLKAYRDLKYH; encoded by the coding sequence TTGAGGGTTAAAGTAGCTAATAGAATTTTCGAGAGATCGATATCAGATAAAGATTTTGAATACATTAAGGAGAAATTGAAATCAGTTTGTAGGTTTGAGCCCTCATCAGCTACATGGGTCTTCGATCCTAAGAAAGCCCTGTGCAGGGATCCGAGTTTCCTGCAGGAGATATTTGGGGTCCCTAGGGACCTGATAGAGGGGGAATTGAGGAAGTATAGGGAACAACTGGATGAGAGGTTGAATAAGATCTTCGATAGCGGGAAGTTCGCCTTCCTCCCCTGCGGGGAGGTTAGGGAGCCTTTCAGACTCGAGGATGGTCTAGCTGTCGTGGAGATAGAGAAGCTCAGGGATATGATCTCTAGGGAGGGGCCTCTAGTTATCTCAGCTATCATCAGCTCGATAAACGGTTATTACATAGAGGAGCACTTAGATAAGCTGAGGAGATCGGGCAGGGAAGTAGTCATCAGGGACTCCGGGAGGGGCCTCTTAATAGATCATACAGATATGAACTTCCTCAAGGATCTGGAATCGATATCCAGTGTGAAATACTACGTTAAAACTATAAGGGAGGTGAGGGTCTATGAGATCCCGATAATCAGGAGGTCCGGGAACCGTATTGAAGCGCCTTACTTCGCTCACTATTGGATAAGGAGGATAGCTGAGAAGAACGGCCTCTCAGTGAGGGATGAAGTCAATTGGCCAGATTCCGAGCTCAAGTTATCGAGGAACTTCTCCCTCTACGATTTCCAAGAGGCTGCTGTAGAGGAATGGGAGAGGAGAGGGAAATTCGGGACTGTAGTGATGCCCACTGGCGCTGGTAAGACTTACGTCGGGTTGGAAGCTATATTCAGGACCTCTAAGAGCACTTTAATATGCGTAGTCACTGAGGAGATGGTCGGGCAGTGGAGGGAACTGATAAGGGAGAAGCTATCGTACAATCCAGCTATCTTCTCGGGGAGGAAGAAGGAAGTGAGACCCATAACTGTCGGCATTTATAATTCAGTCGCTAAGCATATAGATTCCCTCTACGATAAGTTCTCCTTGGTGATATTCGACGAAGTCCATCACGTCCCGGCATCCACTTTCAAGGAAGTGGCCTTCAGGTCGAAAGCTAAGTACAGGTTGGGGCTCTCAGCTACACCGGAGAGAGCGGATGGGAACGATCACTTGATATTCTTGACTTCAGGTGAGATAGTCTACAAGATAAGTTTCCCTGAGCTCCTCTCCAGGGGCTTCCTAGCCCCCGTCAGGCATCACATAGTTTACGTGGATCTCACTGACGAGGAGAGGAGGGAGATGGGGAGGGAGCTATTCCTGGCTAGAGATGAGGAGGAGAGGAAGCTCATAGAGAAGAAATATGCTCTCAAGGCTAGGAATAAGGTAAGAGAGGTCCTGAGGATAATGGAGGAAGTTAAGGATAGGAAGGTCCTCATCTTCACTGAGTACATAGATCAAGCTGAGGAGATATACAAGGAACTGAGGAAGAAGTACAAAGTGGAACTGATGATAGGGAAGACATCGGGGAGGTCAGAGATATTCGAGAGGTTCAAGAGGGGTGATATAAATGTCATAGTCACTACTAGGGTTCTGGACGAGGGGATAGATGTACCTGATGCCGATGTAGCTATAATAGTGAGCGGATCCGGCTCGAGGAGGCAGATGGCCCAGAGAGTGGGTAGAGTAGTCAGGGGGGCTCCCGGTAAGGTAGCGGATGTCTACGAGATAGTTACGAGGGGGACTATAGAGGAGAAGTTATCCAGAGTCAGGAGGAGGGGGATAGGGTTCCTAAAGGCATACAGAGATCTCAAATATCACTGA
- a CDS encoding GTP-binding protein, translating into MKLEAGSGDRIEKLVTQLNYRLNEGGGEAFYELGITDDGIPVGLTDEEASESLKVIEKITERLGAKFMVVRKERAPRGYVYELLIRRTLDVPPIQLSIALLGNVDAGKSTLKGVLISGSLDDGDGLAMSQVARYLHELKYRRSSSVSHHILGFDDTGAPVNDALSYNEAEIYLRSSKVITLVDLAGHERYLRTTLKGIMGSLPDYAALVVSANAGPIGSFREHLGLSLVLSIPIFIVVTKLDITPKEVLKRNLESLIGILKLPGVNKIPLLVKDENDCALAARNMPQGRVTPIFLVSNVTGEGLGLLKKFLNMIPPRINWSERLSGKFLSYVDEKFNVPGVGLVLSGLIESGSISVGQRVLLGPFEDGSFRAVRVKSIHVNRVNVERANAGQFATFAVTNVDYDEVRKGMVLIDDPKPSAVRVFKARVRVLHHPTTIKVGYEPVIHLKTIRQPAKLIDSSKQYLRTGDIAEVSFKFMIRPEYVRVGDQFVFREGRTKGIGEVISLVE; encoded by the coding sequence TTGAAGCTAGAGGCTGGCTCAGGGGATAGGATAGAGAAGCTAGTGACCCAACTGAACTATAGGCTCAATGAGGGAGGTGGAGAAGCATTTTACGAGCTCGGAATAACTGATGACGGTATCCCAGTCGGTCTGACTGATGAGGAGGCTTCAGAATCACTGAAAGTGATCGAGAAGATAACTGAGAGGCTGGGAGCTAAGTTCATGGTAGTGAGGAAGGAGAGAGCGCCTAGAGGATATGTCTACGAGCTCTTGATAAGGAGGACGTTGGATGTCCCACCTATACAGCTCTCAATAGCTCTGCTAGGTAATGTAGATGCCGGGAAGTCCACACTGAAGGGGGTCCTCATCTCCGGGAGCTTGGATGACGGGGATGGCCTAGCTATGAGCCAAGTAGCTAGGTACTTGCACGAGCTCAAGTACAGGAGGTCCTCATCCGTCAGCCATCACATACTCGGCTTCGATGATACGGGGGCTCCAGTCAACGATGCCCTCTCCTACAATGAGGCCGAGATATACTTGAGGTCATCTAAAGTGATAACTCTAGTGGACTTAGCTGGGCATGAGAGATATCTCAGGACGACTCTCAAGGGTATAATGGGTTCCCTCCCTGATTACGCAGCTCTAGTAGTTTCAGCGAACGCTGGTCCGATAGGGAGCTTCAGGGAGCACTTAGGTCTATCTCTGGTCCTCAGCATACCTATCTTCATAGTCGTGACTAAGCTAGATATAACGCCGAAGGAAGTGCTGAAGAGGAACTTAGAGAGCCTGATCGGGATATTAAAGCTACCAGGGGTGAATAAGATCCCCCTATTAGTGAAGGATGAGAATGATTGCGCATTAGCCGCTAGGAACATGCCCCAAGGCAGAGTGACCCCTATATTCCTCGTATCCAATGTCACTGGGGAGGGGCTAGGCTTACTGAAGAAGTTCCTCAATATGATACCTCCTAGGATCAACTGGAGTGAGAGGCTGAGCGGGAAGTTCCTCAGTTACGTGGATGAGAAGTTCAACGTACCCGGGGTGGGCCTCGTCCTATCCGGGTTGATAGAATCGGGCTCTATATCAGTGGGCCAGAGGGTCCTCCTGGGCCCCTTCGAGGATGGTTCGTTCAGGGCAGTGAGGGTCAAATCGATCCATGTGAACAGAGTGAACGTCGAGAGGGCTAACGCTGGTCAATTCGCGACATTCGCTGTGACTAACGTGGATTACGATGAAGTTAGGAAGGGGATGGTCCTGATAGACGACCCTAAGCCATCCGCCGTGAGAGTGTTCAAGGCTAGAGTCAGGGTGCTCCACCACCCGACGACTATAAAAGTCGGGTATGAGCCTGTGATCCACCTAAAGACGATAAGACAACCAGCTAAACTCATAGATTCATCTAAGCAGTACTTGAGGACTGGAGATATCGCTGAAGTCTCATTCAAATTCATGATAAGGCCGGAGTACGTCAGAGTGGGTGACCAATTCGTCTTCAGGGAGGGAAGGACGAAGGGGATAGGTGAAGTGATATCGCTCGTGGAGTAG
- a CDS encoding D-glycerate dehydrogenase: MRPRVFVTREIPERGLSKIEEHFEVDLWKDEAPPPKRVIIERVKDCDALVSLLTDPIDAEVFEAAPKLRIVAQLAVGYDNIDVKEATKRGIYVTNTPGVLTETTADFAFALLMAAARRVVEADKYVREGKWKVAWHPMMMLGYDVYGRTLGIVGMGRIGAAVARRAKGFGMRVLYYDTIRREDLEKELGVEYVPLEKLLEESDFVSLHVPLTEETYHMIGEEQLRKMKRTAILVNTSRGKVVDQRALYRALKEGWIAGAGLDVFEQEPIPPDDPLLGLDNVVLAPHIASASYETRSRMAEMVAENLIAFKRGEVPPNLVNQEVVKVRPPGFQ, encoded by the coding sequence ATGAGACCCAGAGTTTTCGTAACTAGGGAGATCCCGGAGAGAGGTCTCTCAAAGATAGAGGAACATTTCGAGGTAGATCTCTGGAAGGACGAGGCCCCTCCACCCAAGCGAGTCATAATTGAGAGAGTTAAGGATTGCGATGCCCTCGTATCCCTGTTAACGGATCCGATAGATGCTGAAGTATTCGAAGCCGCCCCCAAGCTGAGGATAGTGGCTCAATTAGCCGTGGGTTACGATAACATAGACGTAAAGGAAGCGACTAAGAGAGGGATTTACGTCACGAACACACCGGGAGTGCTAACAGAGACTACAGCCGATTTCGCATTCGCCCTCCTGATGGCTGCAGCTAGGAGGGTAGTTGAAGCGGATAAGTACGTCAGGGAGGGGAAGTGGAAGGTAGCGTGGCACCCAATGATGATGCTGGGCTACGATGTCTACGGGAGGACCCTGGGGATAGTGGGGATGGGCAGGATAGGAGCTGCTGTAGCTAGGAGGGCCAAGGGCTTCGGTATGAGGGTCCTCTACTATGACACGATAAGGAGGGAGGACTTGGAGAAGGAGCTCGGTGTGGAGTACGTCCCCCTCGAGAAACTACTCGAGGAATCCGATTTCGTTTCCCTCCACGTCCCCCTGACTGAGGAGACGTATCATATGATAGGGGAGGAGCAGTTGAGGAAGATGAAGCGTACAGCGATCCTAGTCAATACGTCCAGGGGGAAGGTAGTAGATCAGAGAGCTCTGTATAGAGCGCTCAAGGAGGGATGGATAGCTGGCGCTGGCCTCGATGTATTCGAGCAGGAACCGATACCCCCTGACGATCCCCTCCTCGGTCTCGATAACGTAGTCCTGGCCCCTCATATCGCGAGCGCCAGTTATGAGACGAGATCTAGGATGGCTGAGATGGTCGCTGAGAATCTGATAGCTTTCAAGAGGGGAGAGGTACCCCCGAATCTAGTGAATCAAGAGGTAGTCAAGGTGAGGCCGCCCGGCTTCCAATGA
- the mtnA gene encoding S-methyl-5-thioribose-1-phosphate isomerase, whose product MIDLPRTVDFDGRRVILVDQRKLPQELSFVECYDIECVASAIRGMVVRGAPAIGATAAFGLALHSKNIGTGSRDELLKELRRAADILRSTRPTAYNMFWAINRVMRAAESSEDAEDLRRKVEEEARRIAEEDIEANIAIGEHGKVLIEDGYRVMTICNAGSLATVWFGTATAPMYMAKMQGIDFEVYVLETRPVLQGARITSFELRRAGIPVKLIVDGAAGYVISEIGIDLIITGADRILFDGTVFNKIGTYTLSVLAKEHGVPFYVAAPTSTFDPLSRREDVRIEMREADEVAVINGRRIAPEGITILNPAFDRTPPENVTGIITERGIIRKPFEEKIRELIGSRAASP is encoded by the coding sequence ATGATAGACCTGCCCAGGACAGTGGACTTCGATGGGAGGAGGGTCATCTTAGTCGATCAGAGGAAGTTACCTCAAGAGCTCTCTTTCGTGGAGTGCTACGATATAGAGTGCGTGGCCTCAGCTATAAGAGGAATGGTAGTCAGAGGGGCCCCTGCTATAGGAGCTACAGCAGCCTTCGGTCTAGCTCTCCACTCTAAGAACATCGGGACCGGGAGTAGGGATGAGCTGCTGAAGGAACTCAGGAGGGCAGCTGATATTTTGAGATCGACTAGGCCGACAGCATACAACATGTTCTGGGCGATAAATAGGGTCATGAGGGCTGCTGAATCCTCTGAGGACGCTGAAGATTTGAGGAGGAAGGTGGAGGAGGAAGCTAGGAGGATAGCTGAGGAGGATATCGAGGCCAATATCGCGATAGGTGAGCACGGGAAGGTCCTGATAGAGGACGGGTATAGGGTGATGACGATATGCAACGCTGGTTCACTAGCCACAGTCTGGTTCGGGACAGCTACAGCCCCCATGTACATGGCTAAGATGCAGGGAATTGATTTCGAGGTCTACGTGCTGGAGACGAGGCCAGTTCTCCAGGGAGCTAGGATAACTTCCTTCGAGCTGAGGAGAGCTGGCATACCAGTTAAGCTAATAGTAGATGGGGCAGCTGGTTACGTTATCTCCGAGATAGGGATAGATCTAATAATAACGGGGGCCGATAGGATATTATTCGATGGCACTGTATTCAATAAGATAGGCACATATACCCTCTCCGTCTTAGCGAAGGAGCACGGGGTCCCCTTCTATGTAGCAGCTCCTACATCTACTTTCGATCCCCTCTCGAGGAGGGAGGATGTGAGGATAGAGATGAGGGAAGCTGATGAAGTCGCTGTGATAAACGGGAGGAGGATAGCGCCGGAGGGTATAACTATACTCAATCCCGCTTTCGATAGGACGCCCCCTGAGAACGTGACCGGTATAATAACTGAGAGGGGGATAATCAGGAAGCCCTTCGAGGAAAAAATAAGGGAGCTCATTGGAAGCCGGGCGGCCTCACCTTGA